The Ricinus communis isolate WT05 ecotype wild-type chromosome 8, ASM1957865v1, whole genome shotgun sequence sequence GTTCAAACACCACAAACATTGACAAAATTTTATACGTTCAAACAACATACATAAGGTCTcttatagtttaattaaaattttaaaatgtattaaaactcttgaaagaatattttatcattagtAAAATTCTACTTAACGCTCTCTAGATTAATTCtagacatatatataaaagaaacttttacatataaaaactattttaaaacaataaaaaaattataattttatgtcaaaatctaaatgaTTGACTAATCAATTAGTCGAACTAACAAATAGAGTGGCCAATCAAGGACTCAGGAGTCCAACAATGCTCGCCACAAACATGTGTTAACACCATCAGAAAGCTAACAGAAAAAATGAGACACAAGATCTAACCTAGTGAACTAACTTGGTCCTTAAGATGTAGCTCATGTTTGACTTAAGGGCCAAGCAAATAAGAGGAAAAAATACATATCAATACCGGTTGAAAATGCAACAAAATATCTAAGATAAAGATAAAGCTGCACAATTCTAATGTCTTTGTGtaagtaaaaagaaattggagATAAAATAGTTACTAATTCGCTAATTCTAAactttatttatctattatctttctcttagagcaattttaattttatcattgatGCATatgttttctataattttattaagagaATTCTCCATTTAGCTTGAATTTCTACTTAATTAAAGaatgtattataaaataattttattttgcataTTTAATGAAGTATAATCTTTTCATTAAAAGGTACTCAGAAGACAATAACATTTTTTTCGTTTGAGGATCATGTCACAATGTGCATCATGAAGGTACATGAAACATGATGTATATGTTTAACAGGATCCATAATTCcctaaataatattttaatcaaaaggATAATCGAAACCTAATAAGCTATCCCAAAAAAAAGTAAAGGCGATCAGgttagagaaaaaagaaatccacGTCGGCGTGATTTCATCTGTAACTCTACCACACCCAACacccaaagaaaaaaaaaaaaaaaactatatacaCACAGCATAGCCTATACAGGTAGAAAGAGatttaaaaggaaagaaaaataaaaataaaaataaaaacacagttttagagttttagagagagaaacacaTTCtaatagagagagaaacacattataagaataaaaaaaagaaagaaagaaaaacagtaCATGAGCatacctctctctctctctctctctctctctctctctagtCTCTCCTCTTctccaattttaatttctccTTGAAAATCTGGTACTTTAAATGTGAGAAACACGCTAACGTAACAGAGAAAACACCTACACGGAAAACCGCTAACGTTCCTTTCGcatttgttttttgttttatttttattcggttggTGTTTCCTGTTGCTGTTGCTGTTGTTATTGGTGCTGAGATGGTGGTGATGATGGAGGAAAATGAGAGTTGTGGAAGCAGAGTGCAAGATTCTACGACGTCGTCACCGTCTCCGTCGCACGCGGGACGGAACCAGAGACAGAAGTTAGAGGTTTATAATGAGGTTCTTCGTAGGCTTAAAGAATCTAACAATGAAGAGGCTAATCAACCTGGTTTCGACGATGAACTCTGGTCTCACTTTCACCGTCTTCCTACTCggtaattcttttttcttctttacttttttttttttttaacctttATCTTCTGTTTGCATGTGTTGCATATATCATAtatgagttttcttttttagagttttattttGTGGTTTGGTTGATGATAAGAAGTATTAGGGGTTTTAATGAACATTTGAAGTGGTTAGATTAGTACTTTAAAgtgattgatttatttttgttatgcAATCGAAGATATGCATTGGATGTAAATGTGGAAAGAGCAGAAGATGTACTAATGCACAAGAGATTGTTACAATTGGCTCACGATCCTGATAATAGACCTGCCATTGAAATACGCCTCGTTCAGGTCAGTTGATTGATCCAACAATTTTTCAACAATTTTTTGGCAAACTAATCAAACATTTACTGATACAACATCACTGTTTGTTCAAATTTTTTCACTTTCTATTCTCtttattaatatctttaaCTTACGTTTCTTAGTACCTTTAGCTTTTCTTgatgatttttgaaaatttgcgAGTTAATTATTAGGCCTTCACCACTCAATGCCTGTCCTTTTAGacaaaataattcataatattcCTCTTAAGTTGGATTTTTGACCTTATTCCAtcattgtttttccttttagttaCTGGTCATGAATCATGTATTGTAGAAAGTTTTCAGATGTGCTAAGTAATATGTAAATGTTGAGGCTGGCTTAAGTTTGCTAGTCATTATACTCACAAGTTCTTCACTGAGATCAACTGTTTTTTCTAGAATGTTGACAGACAGTAAGGAACATTATATCAGGAGCGATCATTTCTGAACTCAGCTTGATATTGCATTCATAGCTTAAAATTCTGATTGATTATCAATTCTACCAATAGCTTATATAACGTTAGCAATTGCAAGAACTGTTGTGATGCGTCTCGATTGTGCTTGGACTTGTTTGCAATATTATAGTTTAAGTTCACAAAGTAAGATCCATGATGGTTTTGTACTTTCATATGGGGCAAGTAAGGTGATatcctttttatttctctatttaacatatttaactaGTAAATAAGAGGCATGGAAATGCTTGAATATGGTTTAGGATGATGTTTAATGCGTGCAATTAACACTAGTGATGTTGTATGTGTTCATCAGAGAGTGATTATTTTCAGagctccatattttttttctctagtATCTTTTGTcgtttttaaagattttaatgcAAGAGACTAGACCGCTACCGATTGATGCAAATTTTCATGGTGGAAGTGtctaataaattttgtatGCCAAAGAAAACCTGAATATTCTTTACAGCATTGTTATCTTGTCAGTTTGGGCTATGAAAAGTTCCTTAGTCTTTATGCTGAGAAAAAGTTCAAGCATGATAATCTGTTCATTGgtttaattataatgaatGATGTAGGATGGCCTTTAACTATATTTTTGTTCATCTTTGATTATgccaataaaaaataaagattctattcatgatttaaatttatattacaaAAGTTAGATTACATAgtagtattttaataataagtgTAGAAAGTCCAATAGTGCATGTTATAAACCCTTTAGTTACTATATAAATGGTACATAGTTGTGGACAAATTCATTTGTTGTCACAATTTTAATGGTAAGCTATGATATAGCAGATAGTTACATAAAACCATTTTCTGGAAAATTATCAGTAAGATGagaaattatctttttcttgttttgagGTTATGCGTGCGCTTCTATGTTTTCGTCAACCTTGCTTTTCAGACTAAGATTATTGATTCATCTTCTGATCTTGTTCCactaagaaattttatttttcttgttttgaatTATGCGTGCGCGTCTATATTGGTGTCACTGATATTACTTTCTGCTCAATAGTATGTCTGATATTTTCCCAAGTACTTTCTTAAGAGTGGATATCTATGCGTTTAGTTATAACAATTTTTCTCATACCTAGATGTTGTTTTATAGTGGTTAAATATTTCACTTATGATGTATGTCAGTAGCCAATTTAATTGATTGTTCTCTGTGAATTGCTTGTTGATCATTAGGTTAAGAAGTCGCAATGTGTGTCtcacaattaaaataatttacattCCTCATCTCCcaatttttgtttctaattGTTGCAAGTTTGCAGGTGGCAAAACTTCCATCGAATTTGAGTTATGTACTTGAATttctatttctctctttacccCATCTCCAGCTTTGCTGAATGGGACCTTATAGTTTGTCAATCAATTTATCTTGTGTGCAGGTTCCACCAGTTTCTGATGGGAATTCTGCTGATTCTGATCTTTCAGGCTCTCCTCGTAAAGGAGATACCCAAAGTAATAGAAAAAGGTGCGGTATTCCCAATTAAATACTCGTCAAAATGTATAAGATCTGCGAATGTGTTTATTTCAATTTGTCTCCATCTGATGGAGGACAAGAATTAGTGAAATTAAGAACTTAATTCTCGTAATATTCTTATCCTGCATCACCGTCATCCCTGTTCTGTATTTCCCTGAATGATTGTCATTAGTAATGCTGATGCCTGTAGCTGGTTTCAATGGTCAGCATACATCCACCACCAGCATTTGGTTCATCCCCTAATCTTGAAGCACTTGCGCTTGAAGCAAATAAATCCGAAAATGGAGACGGTGATAATTCCGTACATGCAAATTCAAAGTTCTCTAGGTAATTCTGATTTATTATATCATCTTCAGTTTCTAAGTATTTTGCATATTCTTACATATATGCTCAGACTCTTCATTATAGTAGAGGTACCTGTGTCGACATGACATGCCATGGACAAGGGTATGGGATCCTTCATTTGAAAAGTGGATACAGCATTTTTGGTTTTTGGAGCAAGACTATAACTAGGCTCGAGGAAGACATAACAATAACAAAAGTTCAACATGCAAATCTCCATAAGCATTTCCaattaaaatgttataataaattagtctTTTAAGTTAGCTTAAAACTGAACACTATacatatacattttttaaatatataagacaCATCCACATATCCATATCTAAATTTCTGGATCATTTTTAGCGTGTCCATTAGATTTTCCGCGTGAGAAGTCTTCCTAGATGTGTATATGTTTCCAATACCTGCACCCAATTCCAAGCAACTTAAGGTCTTATACACAACCTTTTGCAAATTGCTTCTTAATTTCAATGTATTCGAGCAACCTTTTCAGTTTCGTCAAGGCACCGACTAATATTTTCTGGTACATTTAATGAGTCTGTCATTTTATGTtgccatttctttttatgcCTGTGGTACGATATATGCCTAAAATAGATTTAGATGCTGAATCTTTTTGTGATGGATTGATGTAGGCCCATGCATGAAATAACTTTTTCAACAGATGACAAGCCAAAACTTCTTAGTCAGGTAAGATAGATGTCTTGTTAAAGTATGATGAGTTATCCTTAAGAATATGAGTTGCATCGTTTAAAACTAGAGAAAGTCAAAGAAGCTTCTTGCTTCTTCCTTCAATTCGAACAGTATGCGATTGTAATGGTGCAAACGCAGACCATGATTTATTTTACCTCTTGGTTTCTTGAGCTGGCAGCTTAGCCGGCTGGCTATGCTGCATCTGAAATAACTACACTTGTGAGTATCACAAAGGTGCTTGCTATTGGTCggtttaattcataaatgGGACCGCATTTAGTTATTGATTCAGTGAAGCAGCTGCATGTTGAGTTtgagttaattattttgaagaagACCTCAGTTCacattctctctttctctctctctctctctatatatatatatatatatatatttgtgtgCAAAATTAAATATCCTGTTCTATGTTCTTTTTCTCGTGCGGTCATTTCTCTTCTGTGAAATTTGCAGTTAACTTCCTTGCTTGCTGAAATTGGGTTGAACATCCAAGAAGCACATGCTTTCTCCACTGTTGATGGCTACTCATTGGATGTCTTTGTGGTTGATGGTTGGCCATATGAGGTAGTCATAGTTCTTACATCTTTAGCAAGATAACACTTGAATAATTAAGTCTAGCAGAAATTAGGAAAATGGTTCAAGCACACAAATATTTGCTAGCTGATAGATGCAATGTTGGAAATTTTCAGGAAACAGAGCAGCTTAGAATTGCATTGGAAAAGGAAGTTTTCAGGATTGAGGTAATTATGCATTCTCATTCAATAAAATGGCATTTTCTTAAGTAGTCCAAATCAAAGGATCCATGGAAATACTATGTTTTTGgctcttcttttattctatCGAATATTTATTGCAGAAGTGTTATTGTTCTTGTTTTACAAGCATCTTGGGAAATTACTCTCATTTCCAAAGCTGCTTCTTTTTCCCCTTATTTTGATGTATGGGTTTACTGGACAATTCATGGGATTGTGATGTTTAAGCAAGTATTGAATGACCTTGAGAGCAGAACATCTCATTCTAACTGATGGATAAAATATGAAAGAGATTGCACTTTCCCCTTCCATGCATCATAAACTATCTGTGATTGATGCACAGCCAATCCTtagaattaaatatgaatactGAAAGAGCTCTATCTGGATGCTAGTGATGCATTATACTCTCGGAATTTTGGGAAATGGACAGGGTATCTTTTACAAAACCTAAAGTTGATCAAGAACTTATGTAGCAGAGCCCAAATTGATAAGATTGAGTTCTTGTTTTAATGAACAGGGGTTGACAACCAGTAATTTAGGAGGACCTTAATTGGTcagaatttatatatttatctacATGCCTTGGAATTGGATGGGTTTCCAGATTTATATCTACTAGAATAATTTACAGTTTACCTGAATAATTGACCCCCAACTATGGGCGAATTCTTCAAATTCAGATGGTATGCCTTGCATAGCTTAATTGCAGATCGCAAACGCACTAGCAAAATCTTGAGTGTTaagaaaatttttttttgcctGAATTCTCTTAGAGATTTATCATATAGGCTAGCAGTGTACTTCAATGGCGCTTCCCGAATTTTGGCATGCAACATTTAAAGTTAACTAGAAGTTTGCTGACATAAGTTTTCCGTTCtgattgtttttattattatgtttgaAGTTCTGTTTGATTTTTGTTGATTCCCAATGTAAGAAACCTGATAAATTCGTAATATGTGCCTTGTGTACTGATCTTTACATCAAGTTAAAGTAATTGAGCTTTTGCCTTTGGTTCTCACTTCCTATATCTTCATTACCAATTATCTTTTGATTTCATTTCCAAGCAGAAGCATACTTGGCCTACTCTTTCATTATCGCCTTCTAGTGAGCACAAACAAACCAAAATCAAATGTGATCCTGATCATGTGACAATACCTAATGATGGGACTGATGTCTGGGAAATTGATCCTAAGAACTTGAAGTTTGAGAACAAAGTTGCATCTGGATCATATGGTGACCTGTAAGTTCACTCTATCAGAGCACAAATGTTTCTTGGGTTGGAGTTCACATTTAACTCTCCCATCAATTGGTTTAGGTACAAGGGCACATACTGTAGTCAGGAAGTGGCTATTAAAATTCTCAAGCCTGAGCGTATAAATTCAGATTTGGAGAAGGAGTTTGCCCAGGAAGTATTTATAATGAGGTCTGACATAATTTCTTTGGCTGCACTTTATCTGCTTTAGTTGTGCAATATAAGTTTTCTGAGTATTTCAGCAGTATTTAAGAGTTATCTGTCCCACAAGTTTAGGTTTGATAGTCTGTTCCTTTCCCAATTTTAACATAAGCTTTTATTTGCAGGAAGGTTAGACATAAGAATGTTGTACAATTTATAGGTGCATGTACCAAGCCCCCGAGCTTGTGCATTGTAACAGGTAATTACAAATGAGTTTTAAAATGTTCCTTATAAGTCTTTGATACTTGTACTTATTGTCATCTTCATTTGTCAATTTTTCATCTGCAACTGCATGTTTGTTATCTTAGTCTTcattgtttttcctttcttgtgttcttaaatagaatttatgtCTGGTGGAAGCGTGTATGACTACCTACACAAACAGAAGGGTGTCTTTAAGCTCCCATCCTTGCTAAAAGTAGCAATAGATGTCTCCAAAGGAATGAACTACTTGcaccaaaataatataattcacAGGGATTTGAAAGCTGCAAACCTTCTCATGGATGAAAATGAGGTAAgatacttttttaatttatgttgtCATTTGTTTCAATCTTTTGTTGGTACTTGGtacatttaatttataagagGCAGCTTATATTGGTAGCTTGCATAATTTAAgagtttatttgtttattatgattaaatttaatatttggtAATTTATATTGGAACATCTAGGTCCATCAGGCACAGAGTCCCTTACCTAAAATGGTTCTCTATTTACAATTATTACTTGTACTAACAATCTTGAAtatatttgcatttatttatttattttttctagaGCTTCTGAAGCCTTTCTTTCGCGTATTGTATGAACTACCTCTGATGGGATGACATTTTCGCTGATAGTCGAAAAGGGGTTTGGGATTGTGCATTAGGTGGTTCAGTTTGTTTGGAATGATAACAAGAACAAAATAACTgaagttattaaaaaattggaaaaaaaatcaCATTGAATTGAAGAGATAAATAGGATCAATCAAATGTTTGGACCTGGTGGAATGAGTTTACTGCTAAGACTTGAGTTATGGTATTTGCATAAAACATAATCAATTCATGGGTAATAATCAtgctataaaagaaaaacaaaaagaaatagaaaagaaagatcaaGCAAATTCATTCTCACAGATACTCTTTAAGATTTGTGGTGGATGATAACccagaaaataatataaagaaaaaacataagaGGACCATAGGATGCATGCAGAAGAGAGTTGTAGatgaaataaatctaaaatttcttACCAAAAGGCATTATCCAGAGAGAAAGATAAGAAAGTGTACGCTCCTTATAGGTGTTATCTGGAGTATAGATTACGTTAATCTTGCTCACTAGCACAGGCTATAGTAAAGACATAAAGAAGAAGCAAATTATGCTTTGAGAGATTGAACAAGTCTTCATGGGGAAATCTTAGGGCTATTGCTTACCACTGATTAAATGAACCTGAAGACGACACTATATCATATGAATCGTTTTTTTTACTGCAAGAATATTCTGCATTTTGATTGAATAAAGATGTATTGAGAATTGACAGTATTGGACATTAGAACCACATCAGATTCAACTTGGGTAAACCATTAACAATTAATATGTATTCACTCACTAAACTTCATAAATTATCTTCTACTTGGTGAATTCAGTAGTCATTTctgtttaaaatttatattgctGATCTATCAGTAAAAGAGGCTAGGTGTTATGCTCTCGTAATGAGATCAACAGGCTCTCCCATTAtgcaattataaaattgttaGTATGGATACATTCCCGAATTGCTTAAAGCAAGAGTTATTACTCCTGTAATAGTTGATGGGCCATTTGAAGATGGAAAATTCTTgctttattcttctttctttctccttctttCCTTTATAGTTGATGGAATGCATACTTTTCATCTCTTATTTAACTTAGGTGTGAGAATATGGATGGTGGTTTTTATTGCATGCATGTATGATTAGAAGAATGttcatatttgttcttttaCACCACAGGTGGTTAAGGTTGCTGATTTTGGGGTTGCCAGAGTGAAGGCTCAGACTGGAGTGATGACAGCTGAAACTGGGACCTATAGATGGATGGCTCCTGAGGTgcacttttttttgtttatactACTATCGTTTATGTTAAGATGTTGCTGGTTTTCTTCTTCGTTGCggatttttttccttttggatCACCAACAGCTTCTTCTGCTGAACTTTGCATGTCAATTGTGTGGCATACCATTAAGTTGAACTCACTTGCATGGTCATACAAGGCACAATGATTATGTAAGAGTATTGGTGTGTGATTGTCATATCGTCTCTTACCTAGCCTGAAAAGATACAGGCTACACAAATTAATGGGTAAAGGATAGATGGTCTTTGAGCTAGCCTGAAAAGATGCAGAACCAAAAAACATGCCTGATTTCAATTTATGCTCTAATACACTTATGGTTACTCTGACTGGTAGAAGTTTGAACCAAATCCTCCCATACTAGTACAACGCAAGTGATTGCAATATAAGATGTATATCTCTTTATTCTGCATGGATATTGTTCATGTTACAATTGAAACTTTGACTGAACTTATGATGCATTTTAGCTTGGTCATTTCCTATGGTTTTTGGGGTTCTTATTTTGCTAGAACTCCTTTTGAAGGTGTCGGATATCTCTATTCCGtgactaacatatttaacaTCCTACTTTGAATGGATAATAGCTTCTCCATTTCTCaatcaataattaatctttatcCATTTCTTAATTAAAGGTGAATAGCATTGCTCTGGTTTGTTGGTGCAAAAGCATTTTCGAATTGTTGTTTATCTTGCTATTTTCTAATGACAGTTCTTTTGCATTTAAGGTCATTGAACACAAGCCATATGACCACAAGGCTGACATTTTCAGTTTTGCGATTGTGTTATGGGAGTTGTTAACTGGAAAGGTATGGTTTGGTCATCAGAGTTTATACTGATCTATTAGTAATTCCCTTTTTAAGTTGTAGTTTTTGACTTGTTCTTGAATTTTTGGCTTCACAGCTTCCATACGAGtacttaaccccattacaagcAGCTGTTGGTGTGGTTCAAAAGGTACAGCATTCTTTGTGCGGCATGTCTTCATATGTTCTCTTGTTATAATTACGACTTTGCAAGAGCATTCGCATCACATGCTCCTTTCATTGACTTGGTTTCAGGGTCTGCGGCCTACAATTCCAAAGCACACTCATCCAAAGCTGGCTGAGTTGCTTGAGAAATGCTGGCAGCAAGATCCAGCACTACGACCTGATTTCTCTGAGATTATAGAGATGCTGCAGCAAATAGTAAAGGAGGTATCTTCGCATCGTGCATCTTCATTTGTGTTTTGCAAACAATAAGAATTACGACacctttttttatcttttttttttaattgatagtTTAAATTGATTTCGAAGTCTGATAAGTGTTACCCATAAACTACCATCATCATTTATGTTTGATGTGTCTGATACAGGTTGGGGAAGAAGGTGAAGGGCGTAAGGAGAAATCATCTGGAGGATTCCTATCTGTACTGAGAAGGGGGCACCACCACTGAAGTAGAAGCGACATACAAGGATGTCCATAACCTGATGAACACAGGTTTTCAACTGCTGTGAACTGCCTTTCATCCATCTCATCATCATGCTGTacagtaatttctttttccagaTGATAAAAGAGAATTTGTTCGGTTCTTTTACTTCCTCAAATCTATTTTAAGACCggtcattcttttttttcttttttttctttttccggCATCACAGCATTAATCTCTGTATTGAGGAATGTGGTGAGTATGGGCTTCGTAAGACTGTAATTGACCATATATGTCCAGCGGCCTTATAGTGacttataattatttgagcaatttatcttaaaagtTCATATGCTGTCTCTTTTGATTACTGAAATGGTACGGAATGGCAGCTGGTGGAATTCTGTACTAATGGTTTGTGGAAAGCCTATATGCATGTTTGCTCTCCTCACtcctaaatatatatcatacTCCTGAACTTTtcattaattagttaattttacaCTTTTAGCTTTCTATTTAACTTAAGacaacatttttatttttatttttttcaatatataaacattttcaacttttaatttaatttagtatgcatctgaattttattttttgataatatttaaaccCTCTCGTATAATAGTGGACATATTAAATGaagatttatataaatgaagaTACATGTCAAAAGGTATAGATATATGAAAATGAAGACATGTGtcaaaaaatatagatatatatcaaaaagtgttaaaatattatgaaaaaaataaatttaggtGTCCATTAGATTATATCGAAAGTTGAAGTGTTTGATACGTTGAAGTGACGCATTTAGTCTATTTTCAAAGTTAGTCTAGTTAAAGTCATAGATGTCTAGTTAAAGTCGTAGATGTCTATCCCCTGCGCAGtgcaagaaaaaaagaaaaccttcaAATGTGTTTGCCGCTGCATAGTTCATTTGATCTCATATTTGTTTCTGATATTGTTTCAAGAAGATTCCACTAAGCCAAACTCAGCGGaatcaaaaaaataaggaaGGATTAAGAACATTGTTTTGACTTTTGCAAGGAAATCTGAGATTGCGGTTATAGATTGTTGAATCCAAATGATCAAAAGGATTCCTCTAAGCCAAACCCAGAGGAatcaaaacatcaaaatagttaattttatatttttagtgcATTTGATCTCTTTTTATTTCGAAACTAAATTCGTTTTTAGTGATATGctaataatttctataagaaaaatgcgtgatattaaaattatattttatatgcatGAAACCTTATTAATGATTcaatctataaaaatataaaatttaatcacaatttaatatatgttcatattttaaattatattatatcttattttaattattttttatcgttatataatagtattttaatttcttaaaattaatgatggtaataaaattttaaaattaataattataaattatgaacatAATCATAGATTgtgaatataaatttatgagtaaaaataatgaatattaattctaaaattacaagttcATATGTTACAAACAAcatgttta is a genomic window containing:
- the LOC8283691 gene encoding serine/threonine-protein kinase STY46, whose protein sequence is MVVMMEENESCGSRVQDSTTSSPSPSHAGRNQRQKLEVYNEVLRRLKESNNEEANQPGFDDELWSHFHRLPTRYALDVNVERAEDVLMHKRLLQLAHDPDNRPAIEIRLVQVPPVSDGNSADSDLSGSPRKGDTQSNRKSIHPPPAFGSSPNLEALALEANKSENGDGDNSVHANSKFSRPMHEITFSTDDKPKLLSQLTSLLAEIGLNIQEAHAFSTVDGYSLDVFVVDGWPYEETEQLRIALEKEVFRIEKHTWPTLSLSPSSEHKQTKIKCDPDHVTIPNDGTDVWEIDPKNLKFENKVASGSYGDLYKGTYCSQEVAIKILKPERINSDLEKEFAQEVFIMRKVRHKNVVQFIGACTKPPSLCIVTEFMSGGSVYDYLHKQKGVFKLPSLLKVAIDVSKGMNYLHQNNIIHRDLKAANLLMDENEVVKVADFGVARVKAQTGVMTAETGTYRWMAPEVIEHKPYDHKADIFSFAIVLWELLTGKLPYEYLTPLQAAVGVVQKGLRPTIPKHTHPKLAELLEKCWQQDPALRPDFSEIIEMLQQIVKEVGEEGEGRKEKSSGGFLSVLRRGHHH